The following proteins come from a genomic window of Heyndrickxia acidicola:
- the cysI gene encoding assimilatory sulfite reductase (NADPH) hemoprotein subunit: MVNPLLKAPDGPPSDVEEIKERSNYLRGTIKESMLEPLSAGINEDDNRLMKHHGSYLQDDRDLRNERQKQKLEPAYQFMLRVRLPGGVATPQQWLVMDELADKNGNGTLKLTTRQTFQMHGILKWSMKNTIQEINSVLMDTIAACGDVNRNVMCNPNPYQSDIHQEVYEWSKQLSDYLLPRTRAYHEIWLDEEKVAGTPETEEVEPMYGPLYLPRKFKIGIAVPPSNDIDVFSQDLGFIAIVEEDKLLGFNVAIGGGMGMTHGDKATYPQLAKVIGFCTPDQILEVAEKVITIQRDYGNRSVRKNARFKYTVDRLGLETVKNELENRLGWNLEEPREFHFEHNTDRYGWIRGLKGKWHFTMFIEGGRVFDFEDFKLKTGLREIAKIHTGEFRLTGNQNLILSNVTSQKKKKIEALLDEYGLSDGKHHSAIRRSSLACVALPTCGLAMAEAERYLPSLMEKIEEIVDENGLRNEEITIRMTGCPNGCARPALAEIAFIGKAVGKYNMYIGAAFDGSRLSKMYRENIGEDEILAELRFLLSRYAKERNEKEHFGDFAVRTGIVQAVTDGTHFHD; the protein is encoded by the coding sequence ATGGTCAATCCACTATTAAAAGCACCTGACGGACCGCCAAGTGATGTAGAAGAAATAAAAGAGCGGAGTAACTATTTACGGGGAACCATAAAAGAATCGATGCTAGAACCTCTTAGTGCAGGAATTAACGAGGATGACAATCGACTCATGAAGCATCACGGCAGTTATCTGCAGGACGACCGTGACTTGCGGAACGAGCGCCAAAAGCAAAAGCTGGAGCCTGCTTATCAATTTATGCTGCGAGTCCGTTTGCCGGGCGGTGTTGCCACACCACAGCAGTGGCTGGTAATGGATGAGCTGGCGGACAAAAACGGGAACGGCACCTTAAAGCTAACCACACGCCAAACTTTTCAAATGCATGGGATATTAAAATGGAGTATGAAAAATACCATTCAAGAAATTAATTCTGTTCTCATGGATACAATCGCAGCATGCGGTGATGTGAACCGGAATGTGATGTGCAATCCAAATCCATATCAATCTGACATTCATCAGGAGGTTTATGAATGGTCCAAACAGCTGAGTGACTACTTATTGCCTCGGACAAGGGCCTACCATGAAATCTGGCTCGATGAAGAAAAAGTAGCCGGCACACCGGAAACAGAAGAAGTTGAACCGATGTATGGCCCATTGTATCTGCCTCGTAAGTTTAAAATTGGCATTGCCGTTCCGCCATCCAATGATATTGATGTCTTTTCACAGGATTTAGGGTTCATTGCAATTGTTGAAGAGGATAAGCTTTTGGGCTTTAACGTGGCAATAGGCGGCGGAATGGGAATGACGCATGGCGATAAGGCGACCTATCCGCAGCTTGCCAAAGTAATAGGGTTCTGTACTCCAGATCAAATTCTGGAGGTTGCTGAAAAGGTCATTACAATACAAAGGGATTATGGGAATCGCTCTGTCCGTAAAAATGCCCGCTTTAAATATACTGTAGACAGGCTTGGGCTTGAAACGGTAAAAAATGAATTGGAAAATCGCCTGGGCTGGAATCTTGAAGAACCAAGGGAATTTCATTTCGAGCATAATACGGATCGTTATGGATGGATAAGGGGCTTGAAGGGAAAATGGCACTTCACTATGTTCATTGAGGGGGGACGTGTTTTTGATTTTGAGGACTTCAAACTAAAAACGGGGCTAAGGGAAATTGCGAAGATTCACACAGGTGAGTTTCGTTTAACAGGAAATCAAAACCTGATCCTCTCAAATGTAACCAGCCAGAAAAAGAAAAAAATTGAAGCTCTGCTGGATGAGTACGGTTTATCCGATGGAAAGCACCATTCAGCAATTCGCCGCAGTTCACTTGCCTGTGTGGCCCTTCCTACCTGCGGGCTGGCCATGGCAGAAGCAGAACGGTATTTGCCGAGCTTGATGGAAAAAATAGAAGAGATTGTGGATGAAAATGGGCTGCGGAATGAAGAAATCACCATACGTATGACCGGATGCCCTAATGGCTGTGCACGGCCGGCACTTGCAGAAATTGCTTTTATCGGCAAAGCGGTAGGCAAGTATAATATGTATATCGGCGCAGCTTTTGACGGCAGCAGGCTAAGCAAAATGTATCGTGAAAATATTGGGGAAGATGAAATTTTAGCTGAGCTTCGCTTCCTTCTTTCCCGCTATGCAAAAGAGAGAAATGAAAAAGAACACTTTGGTGACTTTGCAGTACGGACGGGAATAGTTCAGGCAGTAACGGACGGCACGCATTTTCATGACTGA
- a CDS encoding assimilatory sulfite reductase (NADPH) flavoprotein subunit, with translation MQLQVLNSPFNEEQAELLNRVLPTLTETQKIWLSGYLAASQPGFQTEGSSIQLAEVPAQNRDQSFSKEITILFGSQTGNAKSLAVKAGKILEEKGFKAIVSVMSDFKPNNLKKIENLLVVVSTQGEGDPPDNAIAFHEFLNSRRAPKLEGLRFSVLALGDTSYEQYCQVGKEFDLRLEELGGARLYSRVDCDLDFDEPAAEWLDGVLDALSQGQREQSGQEPASTVSQEVESIFSRSNPFRAEVLENLCLNGRGSNKETRHLELSLEGSGITFLPGDSLGIYPENDPALVDLLIQEMKWDPEEIVTINKKGEVSTLKEALTAHFEITVLTKPLLKSAAELTVNEELKKLIAEDEGKLRSYLGGRDLLDLIRDYGPWSGTAQDFISILRKMPARLYSIASSLKAYPDEVHLTIGSVRYDSLGRKRNGVCSILCAERLKPGDTLPVYIQHNDQFKLAEDPSTPVIMVGPGTGIAPFRAFMQEREETGADGKSWLFFGDQHFRTDFLYQTEWQKWIEKGVLTRMDVAFSRDTDHKVYVQHRMLEHSSELFKWLEEGAAVYICGDEKNMAHDVHQTLLEIIEKEGRMSNVRAQEYLAGMQQQKRYLRDVY, from the coding sequence TTGCAACTTCAAGTATTGAACAGCCCATTTAATGAGGAGCAGGCAGAGCTCCTTAACCGTGTTCTGCCAACCTTAACTGAAACACAGAAAATATGGCTGAGCGGCTATCTTGCTGCATCACAGCCGGGATTCCAAACTGAAGGATCTTCGATTCAACTCGCGGAAGTCCCTGCTCAAAACAGGGACCAGTCTTTTTCGAAAGAGATTACGATCCTGTTTGGATCTCAAACAGGCAATGCTAAAAGCTTAGCCGTTAAGGCAGGGAAAATTTTAGAAGAAAAAGGATTTAAAGCAATCGTTTCAGTAATGAGTGATTTCAAACCAAACAACCTAAAGAAGATAGAAAATTTATTAGTAGTCGTCAGTACTCAGGGAGAAGGAGATCCGCCGGATAATGCCATTGCCTTCCATGAATTTCTTAATAGCAGAAGAGCACCAAAACTGGAAGGGCTCCGTTTTTCTGTATTAGCCTTAGGAGATACCTCTTATGAACAGTACTGCCAGGTAGGCAAGGAATTCGATTTGCGGCTTGAAGAGCTTGGAGGGGCTCGTCTTTATTCTAGAGTGGATTGTGATCTGGACTTTGATGAGCCTGCTGCAGAATGGCTTGATGGAGTATTAGATGCGCTAAGTCAGGGCCAGAGAGAACAGTCAGGACAAGAGCCAGCCTCTACAGTTAGTCAGGAGGTGGAGTCCATCTTTTCAAGATCGAATCCGTTTCGTGCTGAAGTGCTCGAAAACCTTTGTTTAAATGGACGCGGCTCCAACAAAGAAACTCGTCATCTTGAGCTTTCCCTTGAAGGATCAGGGATAACGTTTTTACCTGGTGATAGTCTTGGGATTTATCCCGAAAACGATCCTGCTTTAGTTGATTTGCTGATTCAGGAAATGAAATGGGATCCGGAAGAGATTGTGACGATTAATAAAAAAGGAGAAGTGAGCACTCTCAAAGAAGCTCTCACTGCACATTTTGAAATAACAGTTTTAACAAAGCCGCTTTTAAAATCTGCGGCTGAACTGACTGTCAATGAGGAACTGAAAAAACTCATTGCGGAAGATGAAGGAAAATTAAGATCCTATCTTGGCGGCCGTGACCTTTTAGATTTAATTCGTGACTATGGTCCATGGAGCGGGACAGCCCAAGATTTTATTTCCATCCTGCGTAAGATGCCTGCGAGATTATACTCCATTGCAAGCAGTTTGAAAGCTTATCCTGACGAAGTGCATTTGACTATCGGCTCTGTCCGCTATGATTCACTTGGAAGGAAGCGAAACGGGGTTTGTTCAATTTTGTGTGCAGAACGCTTGAAACCTGGAGATACATTGCCTGTATACATACAGCATAATGATCAATTTAAATTGGCGGAGGATCCGAGTACTCCGGTTATTATGGTAGGTCCTGGTACCGGCATTGCGCCTTTTCGAGCCTTTATGCAGGAGCGCGAGGAAACTGGAGCGGATGGCAAGTCATGGCTGTTCTTTGGTGACCAGCATTTCAGGACTGATTTTTTATACCAAACGGAATGGCAAAAATGGATTGAAAAAGGTGTATTGACTCGAATGGACGTAGCTTTTTCCCGTGATACAGACCACAAAGTATATGTACAGCACAGGATGCTTGAGCATAGCAGCGAGTTGTTCAAATGGCTTGAAGAGGGAGCAGCGGTCTATATTTGCGGTGACGAGAAAAACATGGCGCATGATGTCCATCAAACATTGCTTGAGATTATCGAAAAAGAAGGCAGAATGAGCAATGTAAGGGCACAGGAATATTTAGCAGGCATGCAGCAGCAAAAACGGTACCTGCGTGATGTGTATTAA
- a CDS encoding acyl-CoA thioesterase, protein MTKAYSTEQSRTHQTKLVLPPDTNHLQTIFGGKVLSYIDEIAAVAAMKHCNQAVVTASIDSVDFISSAAVGDALSLEAFVASTGRTSMEVYVRVYSTNLLVGKKTLTTESFLTMVAVDKDGRPAPVPGVIPQSTEEKRLFETAPARKEHRKNRALIR, encoded by the coding sequence ATGACAAAAGCTTATTCTACAGAACAATCAAGAACTCATCAAACAAAATTGGTGCTGCCGCCGGATACGAACCATCTTCAAACAATATTTGGAGGAAAGGTTCTGTCTTATATTGATGAAATTGCCGCAGTTGCTGCTATGAAACATTGTAATCAGGCAGTCGTTACAGCCTCTATTGATTCAGTAGACTTCATTTCTTCAGCTGCAGTTGGAGATGCACTTAGCCTGGAGGCATTCGTTGCTTCAACAGGGCGTACTTCGATGGAAGTTTATGTTCGGGTTTATTCTACCAATCTACTGGTCGGAAAAAAAACACTGACAACCGAATCATTTTTAACAATGGTTGCAGTAGATAAGGATGGAAGACCCGCCCCTGTTCCCGGGGTAATACCCCAATCAACGGAAGAAAAAAGATTATTTGAGACGGCACCTGCACGCAAGGAACATCGAAAAAATCGTGCGTTAATCCGTTAG
- a CDS encoding LOG family protein translates to MKQVELIGSLFYEPSTHTWSASGTGWRIEKTDGNKAKITFEEPITFNPHLPSKTNTYNLSISSLGENGQVHTSSVEEDGFIVTWKDISSNDTCMAAFRVIGTQVCFIPNDRSLGTEDSIADIYAAELLFSYEAKFGVVTLMGSGTINSKELTEERIKALSLESEKLLVELNKEEDTFCKDLLKEKMAKNKLRMKRQKEIAEHGSVFWDSAFRFGELWGRYSANDQEDSLGGCYVPLCTGGGPGIMRAAAEGARSHHAHVIGIDCQFGVDDFFNLKNTYSVFSNQRLRMNNFSIRESVLINYSHVILFWPGGFGTVWEVFETLSKLQTNHLRRHRTKAIFVHSEYWKPFFDCIEQMRKHGAINAYGDRIKIPGVDDQLPDEAYIAEVVESPEEAFEKTRCFVESLYQKNQLTLKS, encoded by the coding sequence ATGAAACAGGTTGAATTAATTGGAAGCCTATTCTATGAGCCATCTACCCATACATGGTCGGCTTCAGGAACAGGATGGAGGATTGAAAAGACAGACGGAAATAAGGCAAAAATTACTTTTGAAGAACCCATTACCTTTAATCCCCATCTTCCCTCTAAAACCAATACATATAACCTTTCCATTAGCAGCCTGGGTGAAAATGGCCAGGTCCATACCTCGAGTGTAGAGGAGGATGGCTTCATTGTCACCTGGAAGGACATTTCTTCAAACGACACTTGTATGGCCGCTTTTCGCGTGATCGGTACGCAGGTCTGCTTTATTCCCAATGACCGTTCCCTGGGTACAGAGGACAGCATTGCAGACATCTATGCTGCCGAGCTCCTCTTCAGCTATGAAGCCAAATTCGGAGTCGTGACCTTGATGGGATCAGGCACCATTAACAGCAAGGAACTCACCGAGGAAAGAATAAAAGCCTTAAGCCTCGAATCTGAGAAGCTCCTGGTAGAGCTAAACAAAGAAGAGGATACTTTTTGCAAGGATTTATTAAAGGAAAAAATGGCAAAAAATAAACTTAGAATGAAAAGGCAAAAGGAAATCGCTGAACATGGTTCCGTATTCTGGGATTCAGCCTTTCGATTTGGTGAGCTGTGGGGACGTTATTCGGCCAATGACCAGGAAGACTCACTTGGCGGCTGTTATGTTCCCCTTTGCACTGGCGGCGGCCCAGGTATTATGAGGGCTGCAGCAGAAGGTGCCCGAAGTCATCATGCCCATGTGATTGGAATTGATTGTCAATTTGGTGTCGATGATTTTTTTAATTTAAAGAATACCTATTCGGTCTTTTCGAATCAGCGTCTCAGAATGAATAATTTTTCCATTCGAGAAAGTGTTTTAATAAATTATTCACATGTCATTTTGTTCTGGCCTGGTGGTTTTGGCACCGTCTGGGAGGTTTTCGAAACTCTTTCTAAGCTTCAAACCAACCACCTTCGAAGACATCGAACCAAAGCCATATTTGTCCATTCAGAGTATTGGAAACCCTTTTTCGATTGCATTGAACAAATGCGGAAACATGGAGCAATTAATGCCTACGGAGACCGCATTAAAATTCCCGGTGTAGATGATCAGCTTCCAGATGAAGCTTATATCGCCGAGGTTGTAGAAAGCCCGGAAGAAGCTTTTGAAAAAACGAGGTGTTTTGTCGAGAGCCTGTATCAAAAAAATCAATTAACCTTAAAATCCTGA
- a CDS encoding DinB family protein, whose amino-acid sequence MKKTALVVSSLPGFEKEIGRWLWCLEDVRKDLLHELNGISQIVLDGKIDERQTIGSLLYHIALVEADWLYEEVLCTEWDPEIRSLLPAEIRSEDGSMTHIEGQSLEGHLHRLNKVRETFLSHFKTMDLEDWRKPRNLEKYDVTPEWVVYHLIEHESHHRGQIFHLLRKLQSQ is encoded by the coding sequence TTGAAAAAAACTGCTTTAGTAGTATCTTCATTGCCAGGGTTTGAGAAGGAAATTGGCAGATGGCTGTGGTGCCTGGAAGATGTACGCAAGGACCTATTACATGAATTAAACGGCATAAGCCAAATCGTACTTGACGGTAAAATAGACGAAAGGCAAACGATTGGCTCGCTGCTGTATCATATTGCATTGGTCGAGGCAGACTGGCTTTATGAAGAAGTTCTTTGTACTGAATGGGATCCTGAAATACGCTCGTTACTTCCGGCAGAAATCCGTTCAGAGGACGGTTCCATGACCCACATTGAGGGGCAAAGCCTGGAAGGGCATCTTCACCGCTTGAATAAAGTACGTGAAACATTTCTTTCCCACTTCAAAACCATGGATCTGGAGGATTGGCGTAAACCAAGGAATCTGGAAAAGTATGACGTTACCCCTGAGTGGGTGGTTTACCATTTGATTGAACACGAATCACACCACAGAGGCCAAATTTTCCATTTGCTTAGGAAG
- a CDS encoding RraA family protein produces MESIVKEFLKIPTTCISDVMNGLNNMNPAIKPLEEDYRFAGRAFNVKIPVGDNLAVLKAIREAKSGDVLVIDAKGDLYRAIAGDFIVGMAQTLGISAIVVDGVIRDIKGVKKLNFPVFSRGTSVAASGKAGTGEINIPISCGGTAVNPGDIIVGDADGVVVIPQSEAQAILEKAVDKLKKDEIREKNVAGNVEAIKKYLDDMTSN; encoded by the coding sequence ATGGAATCGATTGTGAAAGAATTTTTAAAAATCCCTACAACCTGTATTTCAGATGTTATGAATGGATTAAATAATATGAATCCTGCTATTAAACCCTTGGAGGAGGACTACCGATTCGCCGGCAGAGCCTTTAATGTAAAGATTCCGGTCGGCGACAATTTAGCTGTTTTAAAAGCAATAAGAGAGGCAAAGTCTGGCGATGTCCTCGTAATCGATGCAAAAGGAGATCTCTATAGAGCCATTGCCGGGGACTTCATTGTAGGAATGGCCCAAACACTGGGCATTAGCGCCATTGTTGTAGATGGAGTCATTCGTGATATAAAAGGAGTTAAAAAATTAAACTTTCCCGTTTTCTCACGAGGAACATCTGTAGCAGCCAGCGGAAAAGCTGGTACAGGGGAAATCAATATTCCTATTTCCTGTGGCGGAACTGCCGTGAATCCAGGCGATATTATTGTGGGTGATGCAGATGGAGTTGTCGTAATCCCCCAATCAGAAGCACAAGCAATCTTGGAAAAAGCAGTTGATAAGTTAAAAAAGGATGAAATTAGAGAAAAAAATGTAGCTGGTAATGTGGAAGCGATCAAAAAATATTTAGATGACATGACTTCTAACTAG
- a CDS encoding YbaK/EbsC family protein — MSLESVRVHFKQWNRENDIMEFNRSSATVELAAEAIGTAPGRIAKTLSFRGEEDAAILIVAAGDAKIDNKKFKETFGFKARMLTPEEVLKQTGHAIGGVCPFGLKNDLKVFLDVSLKGYTTVFPACGSPNSAIELTIDELEHYSSASGWVDACKGWEEADAKDEGALAL, encoded by the coding sequence ATGTCATTGGAAAGTGTCAGGGTTCATTTTAAACAATGGAACAGAGAAAACGATATCATGGAGTTTAATCGTTCAAGCGCAACGGTGGAACTGGCAGCGGAAGCAATAGGGACTGCTCCTGGCAGAATAGCAAAGACCCTTTCTTTTAGGGGGGAAGAGGATGCCGCGATATTAATAGTGGCAGCAGGTGATGCCAAAATTGATAACAAAAAGTTTAAGGAAACCTTTGGATTCAAAGCGCGCATGCTGACTCCGGAAGAAGTTCTCAAGCAAACAGGACATGCAATTGGTGGAGTATGCCCTTTTGGTTTAAAGAACGATTTGAAAGTATTTCTTGATGTGTCGCTGAAAGGGTATACGACCGTTTTTCCTGCATGCGGAAGCCCTAATTCTGCTATTGAGCTGACCATCGATGAACTGGAGCATTATTCCTCAGCAAGCGGCTGGGTGGATGCCTGCAAGGGATGGGAAGAAGCAGATGCAAAAGATGAAGGTGCCCTTGCTCTATAA